CGTGATAGCCATAAAAACGGCAACCATTTAAAATAATTTTATCCATAATTTCTCCTTCAGACGACTAGACTCCTCTTTATTCTAGCACAAAACAGTTGAAAAGTTGGACTCTTATTAGTATGATATTTTAGACAGATCTGAAGTTATTGTGTTTACGCTTATGCAATCGGTTGCGTAATTCTTCTGATTTGGTAAAATATAGGCACAGGAGTTAAAAAGACTCCTGATTACAAGCAAGACTATCTCAACTAATAAGGAAAAAACTATGACAAATCAAACCGCAATGCAATACTTTGAGTGGTATCTCCCAAGTGACGGACAACACTGGAACAATTTGGCTGAAGATGCCCAACATTTAGCAGACCTGGGCATCAGCCACGTTTGGATGCCACCTGCTTTTAAGGCTACCAACAAAGATGATGTTGGTTACGGAGTCTATGACCTCTTTGACCTTGGAGAATTCGACCAAAAAGAAACTGTCCGCACCAAATACGGCCTTAAAGAAGAGTATCTCAATGCTATCAACCAACTCAAAGAAGTTGGTATTGTACCTATGGCCGACGTTGTGCTTAACCACAAGGCAGCAGCCGATAAACTCGAGACCTTCGAAGTGGTCGAAGTTGACCCAGAGGATCGTACCCAAGAAATCAGCGAACCATTTGAGATCGAAGGCTGGACACACTTCACCTTTGACGGACGCAATAAAGCCTACAACGATTTTGAATGGCACTGGTACCACTTTAACGGAACTGACTTCGATGCTAAACGTAATAAAAGTGGTATCTATCTTATCCAAGGTGACAACAAAGGTTGGGCAGACAACGACTTGGTTGACAATGAGAATGGTAACTTTGACTATCTTATGTATGCTAACCTAGACTATAAACACCCTGAAGTTATTGAAAACATTTACGAATGGGCGGATTGGTTCGTTGAAACAACAGGTGTTCAAGGATTCCGCATGGATGCAATCAAGCACATCGATTCATTCTTCATGCGTAACTTTATCCGTGATGTCAAAGAAAAACAAGGTCAAGACTTCTATGTCTTTGGTGAATTTTGGAATGGTAACGAAGAGGATAACAATACCTATCTTGAAAAGATTGAAAAACGTTTTGACCTCGTTGATGTTTCCCTTCACAACAATCTACACAACGCTAGCACAGCTGGAGCTGATTATGATTTAACAACAATTTTCGATCATTCTTTGGTCAAAAATCATCCTGAACATGCCGTGACCTTCGTAGACAACCACGACACTCAACGCGGACAAGCTCTAGAATCTACTGTTGAAGAATGGTTTAAACCAGCTGCTTATGCTCTCATTCTTCTCCGTGAAGACGGTCTTCCTTGCCTATTTTATGGTGACTACTATGGCATCGAAGGTGAATTTGCCCAAGAAAATTTCCAAGAAATCCTAGATACTTTGCTCTACGCTCGTAAAGACCTTGCTTACGGAGAGCAAACAGACTACTTTGATGATCCAAACTGTATTGGATGGACACGCTCTGGCAACGAAGATGGCGCTCCATTAGCTGTAACAATCTCTAATGATGCTGCTAACAGCAAGTCTATGGAAATTGGTAGTGATTGGGCTGGACAAACCTTCTATGACATTCTTGGAAACTGCTCTGATACTGTAACCATTGACGAAGACGGATGGGGAGACTTCCCAGTTTCTGAAAAATCTGTCAGCGTTTGGACAATTCAAGACTAAGAAAAAAAGCTCAATCGAGCTTTTTTTTAGTATCATAAAATCCCTAAAATGGTCTTAACAATATCACGATTGGCATCAACATTATGCACACGGACAATCTGACAGCCCTTGCTAACAGCATAGCCAGATAGAGCAGCCGTTCCCTGATCACGGTCCTTAGCTTGGGTATTTCCACCTAGTAGGTAGTCCACAACACGCTTACGAGAAATCCCAAAAAGAACAGGATAGCCCAAGGCAACGACCTTACCCAAACCTTTTAGCAGGTCAATATTGTGTTGGACATTTTTCGCAAAGCCAAAACCTGGATCAATCCAGATATTGTCCTTGGCCACTCCTGCTTCCAAGGCGGCCTGGGCTCGTTGACTGAGGAATGTACAGACATCTTCTGTGACATCATTGTATACTTCTTCTTTTTGATTATGCATGAGAATAATCGGCACATTCTTTTCAGCTGCTAAAGCTAGCATCTGACCATCATAGAGTCCAGCCCAGACGTCATTTAGAATATCTGCCCCTGCTTCAAGAGCAGCTCTGGCAGTAGCTGTCTTATAGGTATCAATACTGATGAGCACATCATATTTTGCCTTGATAGCCTGAATAACTGGCACGATACGAGCAATCTCTTCTTCCTCGGTCACAAATTCTGCTCCTGGTCTTGTAGATTCGCCACCTACATCGATAACGGCTGCTCCCTGGGCAATCATACGCTCAACCTGAGCCAACGCATCCTCTACAGTGTCAAAATCGCCACCATCTGAGAAAGAATCAGGGGTGACATTCAAGATTCCCATAATACAGGCCTTACCTGCAATCTCATGTTTGCCAATAAACATCTTAACTCCTAAAAATCACGCATCAATGAAAGAATTTCCTTGCGTTCTTCACGGTCTTCTTTATAAAGGCCCTTAGCGACAGTTGTGATTGTCTTACTTCCTGGTTTCTTAATTCCTCGCATGGTCATGCACATGTGCTCTGCTTCAACCATGACAAAAACTCCTCGAGGATTCAGAGCTTCTTCAAGTGCTGTAGCAACTTGATCTGTAAGGCGTTCTTGCAACTGCGGACGACGAGCAGCTACTTCAACGGCACGCGCTAATTTGGAAAGTCCTGTCACCTTGTCTCCACTTGGCAAATAAGCCACATGGGCCTTACCATAAAATGGAACCAAATGGTGCTCACACATAGAGTAAAAAGGAATATCCTTGACAAGGACAACTTCGTCATGGACTTCTGAAAAGACAGCTGTAAATTGATCCTTAGGGTCTTCATTTAGACCTGAAAACATTTCAGCATACATCTTAGCCACACGTTTTGGTGTGTCCAAAAGTCCCTCACGCTCAGGATTTTCACCTAGAGCTTCCAATAGTTGATAGACTGCTTGTTCTACTTTTTCTTGATTTGCCATAATTTCCTCTTGCAACGTTATAATACTATCTATTATACCTTATTTTGCTGGATTTTTCTTGCAAAAAATAAGATTTCCTAGCTACCTAAATCTCAAAAAAAGCGAAGACCACCTTTCATATAGAGGTTATCTTCGCTTATATTTTTTAGTCTTTCAAGTGGTAAGAATAGGATGAAACCACAATATTCTCACGCCATTTGAGATAATATTTCAATCGTAAACTCATTTGGTTGTGAAGCATGGTTTGCCATGATTTTTTAGGCACAAACTGAGGAATCATGACTGTCAGAGTCGCATTATCCTTCTCAGCTTGAGTGGCGACCTCGTCCACATACTGAATGGTTGACTGAGTGATTGAGCTGTACGGTGATTGGATATGAACCATCTCAATTTCAGGGAAATATTTTTTAAACTCTTGTTCAGTTTCCTTGTCCTTGTTCTCAGTATCCTTAGTAGATACATGCATGGCGATAACCTTGTCACCAATAGAACGCGCATAGGAAATAGCTCCGATATTAGCCTTGGTAACATTCCCAACGAGGATAAGAACAATATTTCCTTGATAATGGTGTTCTTCTACCGCTCCATCAATACGCAACTGTTGAGCAACACCATTATAGTGTTTTTTAATCTTAAGGAACATCCACATCAAGATTGCAATAATTGGGAAGAATGGCCAGATATCTCCTAAACGGAAAAGGAAGAGAATGAGAACAATAGCATAACAAATGAGAGCCCCCAAGATATTAGCTAAAGAATGTTTCCAGAATCCCTTACCATATTCACGAATCCAATGGATAACCATCCCCGTTTGAGAAAGAGCAAATGGAATGAATACACCGATGGTATAAAGCGGAATCAAACGTTCCGTATTTCCTCGGAAAATAAACAAAAGGGTAATGGCGCCAATTGCAAGTGTCAAGATCCCATTAGAGTATCCCATACGTGCCCCTTTTTCAAGGTACATGTGAGGCATGTATTTATTTTTCGCCATATTAAAGGACAACATCGGAAAGGCTGAAAAACCTGTGTTAGCCGCTACTGCAAGAATCATGGCAGTAGAGAATTGGAAAACGTAAAATAGAATACTACCAATCCATGACTGACCGAGAATTTCTCTAGCCATTTGTGACAAGATGGTTACTCCTGCATGAGGTGTAATACCTGTCCACCAGTTGAGGAAGGTGATTCCCGCAAACATAGCCCCCAAAATGCTAGACATAATAAAGAGGGTTGAAGCTGCATTTTTGGCCTTAGGTTTCTTAAAGAAAGGCACCGCGTTAGAGATAGCTTCTACCCCTGTCAATGAGGCAGAACCTGAAGTAAAGGCCCTTAAAATAAGAATCAAAGACACACCTGTAATTGGTTGTCCTAAATGTGCTGTGGCTGCGTTAGGCATATGACCCGTTAGAATTTGAAAGAAACCAAATCCCAATAGGAAGAGCGTCGAAACAATGAAGAGATAAACTGGTATCATCAAAGATTTTGCAGATTCACGCATTCCCCTAAGGTTCATAACCATCAAAACAAGCACCAAAATCATTGATATTTCAAGATTGAAAGGATGCAGGAAGGGAAGGGCTGAAGTAATGGCATCTGCACCTGAGGCCACTGAAACAGCAACCGTCAACATGTAATCGACCAAAAGACTACCACCAGCTATCAAGCCAAACTTAGGAGACAGATTTTCCGTCGTTACCATATAGGCGCCACCACCTTGAGGATAGGCTTTGATAACCTGTCTATAAGAAATGGTAAGACTGGCCAAAAGGACGAGAACCAAAAGTCCAATAGGGATTGACCACCAAATAGCCGCACTAGATACAGCTGTCAGAACCAAGACGACCTGCTCTGGACCATAGGCGATAGATGAAAGTGCATCACTCGACAACATGGCCAAGGCCTGAATCTTGGACAATAAGTGTCCATCACCACTATCATCATGAGTTAAAGGTTCACCGATTAAAATGTTTTTCAGACGTTGAAACATTGTGATCTCCTTACTTTTAAAACATACGAGGGCTATTATACGCCCCTAAATGTCATCTTTCAAGTCTTAACCATCACTTGCCTGCTCTAAAACCCATTTTCTGACCTGAGAAATGAAGTATAGAGATCCCGTTACCACATAAAGTTTCTTATTGTCAGTCGTCACATGTTCTTTAATCCATGTTTTGAAGTCTGGTACCTGCTTATAAGCCTCTGGGTATTTATCTAATTTAACACTGTTTGGATAGTCAAAACTCGTTACAGTCAAGTCACCAACCGATTTTAGTTGGGCAAGCATACCGTCAATAGGCTTGGTATCAATCGCTGCAAAGAGAAGTTCAATCTCCTTATTGGCATACTCTGATTGCAACAAGTCAATCAAAACTTTAACACTCTCATTATTATGAGCACCATCAATCATGAGATTAGGTCTTAAAAATTCTGTTCGACCTCGCCAATGGGCATGAGCCAGGGCATTCTTTATGAGTTCAAGAGTTACTTTAGGATAATCTTTTTGAAGCAATAAAGAAGCCATGATAGCCAAGCTAGCATTTGCCACTTGGTGTTGACCGGCCATAGCCAAGGCTATATCATCTAACCTTTGCTCTCCATAGGTAAAATCAAAGGAATGGCTTGACCCTTCAGCTGTGAAATCTCTCCCCAGCTCA
Above is a window of Streptococcus salivarius DNA encoding:
- a CDS encoding alpha-amylase, which translates into the protein MTNQTAMQYFEWYLPSDGQHWNNLAEDAQHLADLGISHVWMPPAFKATNKDDVGYGVYDLFDLGEFDQKETVRTKYGLKEEYLNAINQLKEVGIVPMADVVLNHKAAADKLETFEVVEVDPEDRTQEISEPFEIEGWTHFTFDGRNKAYNDFEWHWYHFNGTDFDAKRNKSGIYLIQGDNKGWADNDLVDNENGNFDYLMYANLDYKHPEVIENIYEWADWFVETTGVQGFRMDAIKHIDSFFMRNFIRDVKEKQGQDFYVFGEFWNGNEEDNNTYLEKIEKRFDLVDVSLHNNLHNASTAGADYDLTTIFDHSLVKNHPEHAVTFVDNHDTQRGQALESTVEEWFKPAAYALILLREDGLPCLFYGDYYGIEGEFAQENFQEILDTLLYARKDLAYGEQTDYFDDPNCIGWTRSGNEDGAPLAVTISNDAANSKSMEIGSDWAGQTFYDILGNCSDTVTIDEDGWGDFPVSEKSVSVWTIQD
- the folP gene encoding dihydropteroate synthase, whose amino-acid sequence is MFIGKHEIAGKACIMGILNVTPDSFSDGGDFDTVEDALAQVERMIAQGAAVIDVGGESTRPGAEFVTEEEEIARIVPVIQAIKAKYDVLISIDTYKTATARAALEAGADILNDVWAGLYDGQMLALAAEKNVPIILMHNQKEEVYNDVTEDVCTFLSQRAQAALEAGVAKDNIWIDPGFGFAKNVQHNIDLLKGLGKVVALGYPVLFGISRKRVVDYLLGGNTQAKDRDQGTAALSGYAVSKGCQIVRVHNVDANRDIVKTILGIL
- the folE gene encoding GTP cyclohydrolase I FolE, which produces MANQEKVEQAVYQLLEALGENPEREGLLDTPKRVAKMYAEMFSGLNEDPKDQFTAVFSEVHDEVVLVKDIPFYSMCEHHLVPFYGKAHVAYLPSGDKVTGLSKLARAVEVAARRPQLQERLTDQVATALEEALNPRGVFVMVEAEHMCMTMRGIKKPGSKTITTVAKGLYKEDREERKEILSLMRDF
- a CDS encoding APC family permease, with translation MFQRLKNILIGEPLTHDDSGDGHLLSKIQALAMLSSDALSSIAYGPEQVVLVLTAVSSAAIWWSIPIGLLVLVLLASLTISYRQVIKAYPQGGGAYMVTTENLSPKFGLIAGGSLLVDYMLTVAVSVASGADAITSALPFLHPFNLEISMILVLVLMVMNLRGMRESAKSLMIPVYLFIVSTLFLLGFGFFQILTGHMPNAATAHLGQPITGVSLILILRAFTSGSASLTGVEAISNAVPFFKKPKAKNAASTLFIMSSILGAMFAGITFLNWWTGITPHAGVTILSQMAREILGQSWIGSILFYVFQFSTAMILAVAANTGFSAFPMLSFNMAKNKYMPHMYLEKGARMGYSNGILTLAIGAITLLFIFRGNTERLIPLYTIGVFIPFALSQTGMVIHWIREYGKGFWKHSLANILGALICYAIVLILFLFRLGDIWPFFPIIAILMWMFLKIKKHYNGVAQQLRIDGAVEEHHYQGNIVLILVGNVTKANIGAISYARSIGDKVIAMHVSTKDTENKDKETEQEFKKYFPEIEMVHIQSPYSSITQSTIQYVDEVATQAEKDNATLTVMIPQFVPKKSWQTMLHNQMSLRLKYYLKWRENIVVSSYSYHLKD